DNA from Neoarius graeffei isolate fNeoGra1 chromosome 17, fNeoGra1.pri, whole genome shotgun sequence:
tcgacatgttgggtggcacggtggtgtaagtggttagcacggtcagaaggttctgggttcaagcccagcaggggcctttctgtgtggagtttgcatgttctccccgtatctgcgtgggtttcctccgggtgctccggtttcccccacagtccaaagacatgcggttaggttaatatgggacggccttgggctgaggtgcccttgagtgaggcacctaactcccaactgctccccgggcactgttagcatggctgcccactgctctgggtatgtgtgtgtgttcactgcttcagatgggttaaacgcagagaggaatttcacaagtgtgtgatgaataaagttgtgctttctttctttccacctctttaaatcaccaatttcattgtcttccacgacagagcacggcaaaatcTCTCCTCTCACATTGGTCTcacataaaattaatctgacatccgtcGTATCACTCAACTACCGACCCTGGCcatcccccacaatgcattgtggtaaacaagtgatgacgtacaGTAGTTATGCTTGGTGGCTATTGCCCCTAAGTATGAATCGGTGTGTAGATGGTGCCCCCTGAGATGGAACAGCATCCCATCCATGAGATATGCTCCAAGTCCACCACAGCCCTAACCAGGAACATTAGAAGATCTTAATTCTATTTCATTTATAAtcaaattattccatgaaatcgagtcatacatgagctgatagccgacaaggcgtgtagttggctataaaccatgtacaaacgagattgagtggagtaattgttttattctaccacattcactggattctgagaaatagagcatttttattttttgcaaattcaatgaataaaaattttatacaaaatgtccaacaaaatcatttccacttagaatgtaaacaaactggtgaaatggcagtatcagtttgtgaaaaatgctataataataattcttgaaaaataagagatacgtttttaccatcaaatagtttcattctatattttgttgcttttttgtatttttggggggttttgttttcgattagactttttttttttttggtcctcgtttggttcagcaacgtgctccgccattttggttttctctactcatggtatatgagctgatagcctagtagtagagtagccaatcagagcacacaattgctcatatccagtgaatgtagatagagtaATACTGATTATATAACAGTATTATAATGCGTATGACAAAtttcactcaaaaaaagttgtagCTTTATTTGGAATAGGAAGATTCCATATTTTCATAAATCTTGAGATGATCTGGTTAGATTTCTTTAGTCCTGCTTTCTATAACAAATCCAGTTCATAATTCCCATTTTTATTAATATGTGGTTTTGTAGTCACACACAAGCTAGAATTATGAGCCATAACACACAGTTGATTGTTTCATGGGGCTTTTAATTACTTTGTACAATCAAATTGAACGTGAATACAGCACAGTCAGGGATTCCTGATCTATGCGGTGATTTGATCCCAAGATGTTACAGGAAGAATGGAAAAGATGGTAGGGTGACAGTAAAAAGGAGGGAAAAGAAAATGGTTCatggggaaaagagaaggagcagattgGCGTGTCTCTTGGAAATGTCAATAAGGAGCACTTCTCCTGCTTGCTTGCTCCTTAGATAGTAAGGTTACTCATAAGAACAAATACAAAAAGAAACACTACTTCCACTTTACTTCTGGGCAGGGATCATGTTATCAATGGACTCTCCCTTCTCCAGCTTCTTCTCCATCTCAATCATGAGCTTCACACCATCAACCACCAACTGTACCTGCTGCACTTCAGATGAACCCAGACGGTCAGCATTGGAGACGTCGAACACACCACCAACAGAAGCAGTATCCACACCACCTGGACAAGTGAAAAACGAGAGTCAAGCAGTTTGGAGTATTCAGTTGGGATGTCTTGGCTGTTGACAGTAATAACAATATATACCTGTGCCACGCTTCTGCAGACGGAGTCTGGTCAGGATCTCCTCAAATTTGGGGTGTGTGCTGAGTTTGGCCAGCTTGACATGCACACCACCACGCAGACCAGTACCCAGGTTAGAGGGGCAGGTCAGGACGAAACCAATATGCTCATTCCACATGAATCCATGTTTGTGCTTCTTGAAGATCTCCTCAATCTGTGTTAGTGCAGAACAAGGACGACAATTTATTGAGTTGTATTCAAAAGGAAGAAACCTAATATTTTCAAATGTTGGATTTGTGGTCGTCTTACCTTCTGCAGGCCAACGCAGAATCTCTTGAAGACCTCCTTCATGTTGCCACCCTTCTGCATGGAAATGACACGCAGATGGTCCTCTTCATTCACCCAGATCAGGAAGGTTTTGTTGTCATTGTGCCAGATGCCTCTTGCATCAGGCCAGTCACGAGCCATACCGGCAGCCAGCAGCAGTGGGGAGATGGGCTTGTCAAACAGGAAGTGGTCAGCAATCAGCTGTTCCTGCTCTTTATCAGTCATGTCCTTCAGGGGGTAGTACTTGCCCTTGAATTCACCATCCAGGCTGGTCAAAGCTGTGAAAGGAAACGGGACCAAAGCTTACTTTTTACCTGTGGGAATGACCTGTAACTTCTGGTGGTAGTCTGATGGCTGAGACTCACCCTCAATGGACAGCTTCTCCACAGCTCTACGCTCACCACGGCTGTTGTGGGGGGGCAGGGTGTAACCCTTGATGCTGCGGCCAGTACGTACACGGCTGCTCAGAACATAGTTTGGGTCAAGATCATCACCACCCTACATAAAGAATGCAGGATGTCATGAGAAAGTATTTCCACACAAAACACCCAAGATTTTGAAATTTTGTGTATTTTCTCACACCTTCAGGTTCTCCCAGTTCAGATCAGTGTGGTGCTTGTCCGTGGGCTTGTAGCCACCATGACGGTCAGAAATGATAGGGTCAAAGAGATCCTTGAAGACCTCATAGGACTCCTCATCACCAGCAACACAACCAACGGTCATAATAAAAGGATGACCTGGAGATGGGATAAAAAAATAACATGACTCATGAAACAATCATAGAATTGAGAGACCTTTGATACTGGAATTTATCTAAAATGTCATTTAATTTAATCTAATATCTATATATTGAGTGTTGTAGTAACCCAAATTATTATTGTGGTTGTGTAGCTAAAATATTCCAAGATGGAAAGGTGCCTTGCTAAAACCAACTGTGTGTTTTTGTACAGGCCTTCTTACCAGGGTTGTCCACACCAGTCTGAATGCAGTCATCAAGAGTGAAGCCACTTGGGGTAGATTTTCCTCTCAGCTTGCTGTAGATTTCCTTGGTCAATACCTTGGACATGTGGTTGTTGTGCTGGGAGAGGTCAGGGTACTCCTCCTCCATAGGAAACTTCATCTTGTAGTCATTGTGGCAGTTCTTAGCCAtgatttgctcttttcagatgatcTAGGAAATGTTCAAGGGGAACAGATAATGTAAAGGCTAATCTTTTTTGCTAACAGAGACCTATAATTATTCCTAGCAGTCAGGGGTGACATATTTGGGCTTTGTGTAAACCTGTTTCTGACAGTAACTAGTTGTCTGGTTAACTGAAACTAACGTTTCATATTACTGCGTAAAATGGTTGGGGCATGGTCCACATGCTTATATGTATCAGGCCACAGATGATATTTTTAGCATGTCTGCAAACTCTATCCAGCTAGCACATACACCTCTCTTATTTCTGTGGGGGGGATGGtgtacttgaatatttgaaccaaAGTTAGACCTCTTTCCATGTCAGAAGACAAGACTCCCTACCCCCCCACCCCATTAACTTCCACTGTTAATGACAAACTCTTTCAAACTACGGTTGATCTCGGTAGAAGAGATGATCACACCTCGAGTGCACAATTACATGAAATATACAGAATTTAGAATGAAAAATTAATGCTCTCTGCTTTGTTCTGGATTTTATATGTTTCAACAAGGACACTGTATTTGAAACATACTTTTAGGTGACATTCAGAACACTCTAAATCATACCACAAGTCAAATTGTCCT
Protein-coding regions in this window:
- the ckmb gene encoding creatine kinase, muscle b: MAKNCHNDYKMKFPMEEEYPDLSQHNNHMSKVLTKEIYSKLRGKSTPSGFTLDDCIQTGVDNPGHPFIMTVGCVAGDEESYEVFKDLFDPIISDRHGGYKPTDKHHTDLNWENLKGGDDLDPNYVLSSRVRTGRSIKGYTLPPHNSRGERRAVEKLSIEALTSLDGEFKGKYYPLKDMTDKEQEQLIADHFLFDKPISPLLLAAGMARDWPDARGIWHNDNKTFLIWVNEEDHLRVISMQKGGNMKEVFKRFCVGLQKIEEIFKKHKHGFMWNEHIGFVLTCPSNLGTGLRGGVHVKLAKLSTHPKFEEILTRLRLQKRGTGGVDTASVGGVFDVSNADRLGSSEVQQVQLVVDGVKLMIEMEKKLEKGESIDNMIPAQK